A genomic stretch from Candidatus Hydrogenisulfobacillus filiaventi includes:
- a CDS encoding conserved membrane protein of unknown function (Evidence 4 : Unknown function but conserved in other organisms), with protein MPASGSAPLRPRRVFSRWANNPVVEDYALRYAPRSFRRWSEWAVAGAALGGIAYLADFAIGGSITLTYGFVNALTGILVVAAIIFLTGLPIAYWASKENIDMDLLTRGAGFGYYGSTLTSLIYASFTFIYFSLEGSVMAQALNLAFGWPLPVAYLVAALGIIPLVVYGMTFLSRLQAWTQPLWLALLVLPLFVILARDPQAFAQWTAFAGVNGHGAHFSPLLFGAAAGVVLSLIAQIGEQVDYLRFMPDRTLKNRRRWWWAVVLAGPGWVILGAAKQIGGSVLATFVLPAVGPARADEPIQMYLHALGLWIRNPAVDLTLATLFVLLSQVKINVTNAYSGSLSWSNFFSRVFHFHPGRVVWLVLNVGIALTLMELGVFGFLNAILGFYSNVAVAWIGAVVADLVINKSLLHISPPYIEFKRAHLYNFNPVGFGSMLIASAVSIAAFFGAFGPFLAAFSPFLSLLLAFVLAPVIALLTRGRWYLARRPEAPDAPATEAAATVEAAATLNCVSCGFDYEEHDTAQCPYHDGPVCSLCCSLERNCHDLCKRG; from the coding sequence ATGCCGGCATCCGGTTCCGCACCCTTGCGTCCCCGGCGGGTCTTCAGCCGCTGGGCCAACAACCCGGTCGTGGAGGACTACGCCCTCCGTTACGCCCCCCGTTCCTTCCGGCGTTGGAGTGAATGGGCGGTGGCCGGCGCCGCCTTGGGCGGCATCGCCTACCTGGCCGACTTTGCCATCGGAGGGTCCATTACCCTCACCTACGGCTTCGTCAACGCTCTGACCGGTATCCTGGTGGTGGCGGCGATCATCTTTCTGACCGGTCTGCCCATCGCCTATTGGGCCTCCAAGGAAAACATCGACATGGACCTGCTGACCCGGGGGGCCGGTTTCGGGTATTACGGCTCCACCCTGACCTCCCTCATCTATGCCAGCTTCACCTTCATCTATTTCAGCCTGGAAGGCTCGGTCATGGCCCAGGCGCTCAACCTGGCTTTCGGATGGCCCCTGCCGGTGGCCTACCTGGTGGCCGCCCTGGGCATCATCCCGCTGGTGGTCTACGGCATGACCTTCCTCTCCCGCCTGCAGGCCTGGACACAGCCGCTGTGGCTGGCGCTGCTGGTGCTGCCGCTGTTCGTCATCCTGGCCCGGGACCCGCAGGCTTTTGCGCAATGGACCGCCTTCGCGGGGGTGAACGGCCACGGGGCGCACTTCAGCCCGCTCCTGTTCGGCGCGGCGGCCGGCGTGGTCCTGAGCCTCATCGCCCAGATCGGGGAGCAGGTCGACTACCTGCGCTTCATGCCCGACCGTACGCTCAAGAACCGGCGGCGCTGGTGGTGGGCGGTGGTGCTGGCGGGACCGGGCTGGGTCATCCTGGGCGCCGCCAAGCAGATCGGGGGATCGGTGCTGGCCACCTTCGTGCTGCCGGCGGTGGGTCCCGCGCGGGCCGACGAGCCCATCCAGATGTATCTGCACGCCCTCGGCCTCTGGATCCGCAACCCGGCCGTGGACCTCACCCTCGCCACCCTGTTCGTCCTGCTGAGCCAGGTCAAGATCAACGTCACCAACGCCTACTCCGGCTCCCTCAGCTGGTCCAACTTCTTCTCCCGGGTCTTCCACTTCCATCCCGGACGGGTGGTGTGGCTCGTGCTCAACGTGGGCATCGCCCTCACCCTGATGGAGCTGGGGGTCTTCGGCTTCCTCAACGCCATCCTCGGCTTCTATTCCAATGTGGCGGTGGCCTGGATCGGCGCGGTGGTGGCGGACCTGGTCATCAACAAGAGCCTGCTGCACATCAGCCCGCCCTACATCGAGTTCAAGCGCGCCCACCTCTACAACTTCAACCCCGTGGGCTTCGGCTCCATGCTCATCGCCTCCGCGGTGTCCATCGCGGCCTTCTTCGGCGCCTTTGGGCCCTTCCTGGCCGCCTTCTCCCCCTTCCTCTCCCTGCTGCTGGCATTCGTGCTGGCGCCCGTCATCGCCCTCCTGACCCGCGGCCGCTGGTACCTGGCCCGCCGGCCCGAAGCCCCGGACGCACCGGCCACCGAGGCCGCGGCCACGGTGGAGGCGGCGGCGACCCTCAACTGCGTGAGCTGCGGCTTCGACTACGAGGAGCACGACACCGCCCAGTGCCCGTACCACGACGGCCCGGTCTGCTCCTTGTGCTGCAGCCTGGAACGGAACTGCCACGACCTCTGCAAGCGCGGCTAG
- a CDS encoding NAD(P)H dehydrogenase (quinone), with product MRIAIIYYSMTGNLYDLAQEVEAGAREAGAETRLRRVRDWLPEEVYQARPEAAQARERQQGVVEAELDDLVWADGVILGTPTRYGNVVAQLKNFLDQTGPLWAEGKLVDKTLGFFTAAATMHGGHETTVLTLSTFGYHHGMIIVPMGYTVPEVNTTTTGGGPYGPTHVGGPGLSAEERTIARAYGRRFAAITGRLHG from the coding sequence GTGCGGATTGCCATCATCTACTATTCAATGACCGGCAACCTGTATGACCTGGCGCAGGAGGTGGAGGCCGGGGCCCGGGAGGCGGGTGCCGAGACCCGGTTGCGGCGGGTGCGCGACTGGCTGCCGGAGGAGGTCTACCAGGCCCGCCCGGAAGCAGCCCAGGCCCGTGAGCGCCAGCAGGGGGTGGTAGAGGCGGAGCTGGATGACCTGGTGTGGGCCGACGGGGTCATCCTGGGCACCCCCACCCGCTACGGCAACGTGGTGGCGCAGCTGAAGAACTTCCTCGACCAGACCGGGCCCCTGTGGGCGGAGGGCAAGCTGGTGGACAAGACCCTAGGCTTCTTCACCGCCGCCGCCACCATGCATGGCGGCCATGAGACCACCGTGCTCACCCTCTCCACCTTTGGCTATCATCATGGCATGATCATCGTGCCCATGGGGTACACCGTGCCCGAGGTCAACACCACCACCACCGGCGGCGGACCCTACGGCCCCACCCATGTGGGCGGCCCCGGCCTCTCGGCCGAGGAGCGCACCATCGCCCGCGCCTACGGACGGCGTTTCGCCGCCATTACCGGGCGGCTGCACGGCTGA
- a CDS encoding Octaprenyl-diphosphate synthase — translation MQMQSEQALPQGAENRLAFLSLVESDMQEVERVLTGTLREDNPLVQSVADYLLGASGKRLRPAMVILAGQFGTHRRGLTALAAAVEMIHMATLVHDDIIDHALVRRGQPAVHVRFNEQVAVLSGDFLFARAFQLFSDSGDLRVVRAAADVVHTMCTGEIAQNLDQGRVASEEGYLQRIYAKTAAFLETACRIGALGAGASPEVGDTLAAYGYALGMAFQIVDDLLDWVADPERLGKSVGEDLQEGIFTLPVIYALNNPLSRDALLAVLGAEPGPGTTDQVRTILQSSGAIDYALEKAGDYIKEALERVAALPAGAARTALESLARFVLDRDY, via the coding sequence GTGCAGATGCAATCCGAACAGGCGCTTCCCCAGGGAGCGGAAAACCGTCTGGCATTTCTGTCACTGGTCGAATCCGACATGCAGGAGGTGGAGCGGGTCCTGACCGGTACCCTCCGGGAGGACAACCCCCTGGTGCAGTCGGTGGCCGACTATCTGTTGGGGGCAAGTGGGAAGCGTCTGCGGCCGGCGATGGTGATCCTGGCCGGGCAGTTCGGCACCCACCGCCGCGGGCTGACCGCGTTGGCGGCGGCGGTGGAGATGATCCACATGGCCACCTTGGTCCACGACGACATCATCGATCATGCCCTGGTCCGCCGGGGGCAGCCGGCGGTTCATGTGCGCTTCAACGAGCAGGTGGCCGTGCTCAGCGGGGATTTCCTGTTTGCACGCGCCTTTCAGCTCTTCTCCGACTCCGGGGATCTGCGGGTCGTGCGGGCGGCGGCGGACGTGGTGCACACCATGTGCACGGGCGAGATCGCGCAGAACCTCGACCAGGGGCGGGTGGCTTCTGAGGAGGGGTACCTGCAGCGGATCTACGCCAAGACGGCCGCCTTCCTGGAGACTGCCTGCCGGATCGGCGCCCTGGGCGCCGGGGCCAGCCCGGAGGTGGGCGATACCCTGGCCGCATACGGCTACGCCCTGGGCATGGCCTTTCAGATCGTGGACGACCTCCTGGACTGGGTGGCCGACCCGGAGCGGTTGGGCAAGTCGGTCGGCGAAGACCTGCAGGAGGGCATCTTCACCCTGCCGGTGATTTACGCGCTCAACAACCCCCTCTCCCGCGATGCGCTGCTGGCGGTGCTGGGAGCGGAACCCGGGCCCGGCACCACGGATCAGGTGCGGACCATCCTGCAGTCGAGCGGGGCTATTGACTACGCGCTTGAAAAAGCCGGAGACTATATCAAGGAAGCCCTGGAGCGGGTGGCGGCCCTGCCAGCCGGTGCAGCCCGCACGGCTCTGGAATCCCTGGCCCGCTTTGTGCTGGACCGGGACTACTGA
- the rex gene encoding Redox-sensing transcriptional repressor Rex, whose translation MSQVPSPGARRIPDATIRRLPAYLRALERSSLSRMTSGELGQLTGFSSEQVRKDLAYFGAFGTRGVGYEVPALAREIRRILGLDREVLAVLVGAGHLGTALLRYSQFSSQDVQVAAAFDVDPRVVGTTIGRVVVEPLEHLEERVQELGARIGIVAVPAGAANAVGERLTRAGVRAILNFAPVTICQACPEVVVHNIDLALELQALAYFVTVTPDKSLAVERDL comes from the coding sequence GTGAGCCAGGTACCCTCCCCGGGGGCGCGCCGCATCCCGGACGCGACCATCCGGCGGTTGCCCGCGTATCTGCGGGCCTTGGAACGCTCCTCCCTCAGCCGCATGACCTCCGGCGAGCTGGGGCAGTTGACCGGTTTCTCTTCGGAACAGGTCCGCAAGGACCTGGCCTATTTCGGGGCCTTTGGGACCCGCGGGGTGGGGTATGAGGTGCCGGCGCTGGCGCGGGAGATCCGGCGCATCCTGGGTCTCGACCGCGAGGTGCTGGCGGTGCTGGTGGGCGCCGGCCATTTGGGCACGGCGCTCTTGCGTTATTCCCAGTTTTCCTCCCAGGATGTGCAGGTGGCGGCCGCCTTTGACGTGGATCCCCGGGTGGTGGGGACGACCATTGGCCGGGTGGTGGTGGAACCGCTGGAGCACTTGGAGGAGCGTGTCCAGGAACTGGGGGCCCGCATCGGGATTGTGGCGGTGCCGGCGGGGGCGGCGAATGCCGTGGGCGAACGCCTGACCCGTGCCGGCGTGCGGGCCATCCTCAACTTCGCGCCCGTCACCATCTGCCAGGCTTGTCCCGAGGTGGTGGTTCACAACATTGACTTGGCCCTGGAGCTGCAGGCGCTGGCTTATTTCGTCACCGTGACCCCGGACAAATCCCTGGCGGTGGAGCGGGATCTCTAG
- the fmdA gene encoding Formamidase has translation MPKVLFLAELDKPMAEWDLPGHNRWHPEIPAQVGVKPGEDFRVECQEWTDGQIGNTDDAADVAGVDLSRAHVLSGPIAIKGAEPGDLLVVDILDLGPLRSWGYTGIFSRTNGGGFLTDVFPEAQKAVWDFHGIYTDSRHIPGVRFAGLSHPGLIGCAPSEDLLARWNAREQALIATDPGRVPPLALPPLERNAVLGTLKGAARDRVAREAARTIPPREHGGNVDIKNLSCGTRIFFPVYVRDALLSVGDLHFSQGDGEITFCGAIEMAGWIDLGVDVIKGGMARYGITSPVFKPGPVEPRYLEFLTFEGISVEEGRNYYLDATVAYRQAALNAIRYLTHFGYTAEQAYLLLGAAPVEGRIGGVVDIPNACVSLAIPTAIFDRPVLPV, from the coding sequence ATGCCCAAGGTGCTGTTTCTCGCCGAGTTGGACAAGCCGATGGCCGAATGGGACCTGCCGGGTCACAACCGCTGGCATCCGGAGATTCCCGCCCAGGTGGGCGTCAAGCCCGGCGAGGACTTCCGGGTGGAATGCCAGGAATGGACCGACGGGCAGATCGGCAACACTGACGACGCGGCCGATGTGGCAGGGGTGGACCTGTCGCGGGCCCATGTCCTGAGCGGGCCGATCGCCATCAAGGGCGCCGAGCCCGGCGACCTGCTGGTGGTGGACATCCTGGACCTGGGGCCGCTGCGGTCCTGGGGGTACACCGGGATCTTCTCCCGCACCAACGGCGGCGGTTTCCTGACCGACGTGTTTCCCGAGGCGCAGAAGGCGGTGTGGGACTTTCACGGCATCTACACCGACTCCCGCCACATTCCCGGCGTCCGTTTCGCCGGCCTGAGCCATCCGGGCCTCATCGGGTGCGCCCCCTCCGAGGACCTGCTGGCGCGCTGGAACGCCCGGGAGCAGGCGCTCATCGCCACCGACCCCGGCCGGGTGCCGCCGCTGGCCCTGCCGCCGCTGGAACGCAACGCTGTCTTGGGCACGCTCAAGGGGGCGGCGCGCGACCGGGTGGCCCGCGAAGCCGCCCGCACCATCCCGCCCCGGGAACACGGCGGCAACGTGGATATCAAGAACCTTTCCTGCGGGACCCGCATCTTCTTCCCGGTTTACGTCCGGGATGCCCTGCTGTCGGTGGGGGACCTGCACTTCTCCCAGGGGGACGGCGAGATCACCTTCTGCGGCGCCATCGAAATGGCGGGCTGGATTGACCTGGGCGTGGACGTAATCAAGGGCGGCATGGCCCGCTACGGCATCACCTCGCCCGTTTTCAAGCCGGGCCCGGTCGAGCCCCGCTACTTGGAATTCCTGACCTTTGAAGGGATCTCCGTGGAGGAAGGGCGCAACTACTACCTCGACGCCACCGTTGCCTACCGGCAGGCGGCGCTGAATGCCATCCGCTACCTCACGCACTTCGGCTATACCGCCGAGCAGGCCTACCTCCTGCTGGGCGCGGCGCCGGTGGAGGGGCGTATCGGCGGGGTGGTGGACATCCCTAACGCCTGCGTGTCCCTGGCCATCCCCACCGCCATCTTCGACCGGCCGGTGCTGCCGGTGTAG
- a CDS encoding protein of unknown function (Evidence 5 : Unknown function) yields the protein MMAIRTPPSPFLIRICKLWAAPGLSLPLFVPIVKHVEKWN from the coding sequence ATGATGGCAATCCGCACGCCCCCATCCCCCTTTCTCATCCGCATCTGCAAGCTGTGGGCTGCGCCCGGCTTGAGTCTACCGTTGTTCGTTCCTATTGTAAAGCACGTGGAAAAATGGAATTAA
- a CDS encoding conserved protein of unknown function (Evidence 4 : Unknown function but conserved in other organisms), producing MKISGEAQRLRIFVGEADHWHHEPLYHAIVKKAKEMGMAGATVMRAFEGFGPSSRLRTANLLDLSADLPVVVEIVDSREYIERFLPVLDQMVDAGLITLDPVHVVKYAQKPEAGHVDPEGPASPAV from the coding sequence GTGAAGATCTCCGGGGAGGCGCAACGTCTACGCATCTTTGTGGGGGAGGCCGACCACTGGCACCACGAGCCGCTCTATCATGCCATCGTCAAGAAGGCCAAGGAAATGGGCATGGCCGGGGCAACCGTCATGCGGGCTTTTGAGGGCTTCGGGCCCTCCAGCCGGCTGCGAACGGCCAACCTGCTCGACCTGTCGGCCGACCTCCCGGTCGTGGTCGAGATTGTCGACAGCCGGGAATACATCGAACGCTTCCTGCCCGTTCTGGACCAGATGGTGGACGCCGGCCTCATCACCCTGGACCCGGTGCACGTGGTCAAGTATGCACAAAAGCCGGAGGCCGGGCATGTGGATCCTGAAGGCCCGGCCTCCCCTGCAGTCTGA
- the crcB gene encoding Putative fluoride ion transporter CrcB (Evidence 3 : Putative function from multiple computational evidences), producing the protein MGNTVVILVGGALGALARAAVAHWWPGQGSLPWVYVLINLSGAFAIGLVMTWSLETMRLRERGRLFGGVGFLGGYTTFSTWMLGTLELARHGHWPAAAAYLTGCLLLGPAATVAGIALGRAGSGRGTRAASTPLPEAEPEPAPPAQGS; encoded by the coding sequence ATGGGCAATACGGTGGTCATCCTGGTCGGCGGGGCCCTGGGGGCGCTGGCGCGGGCGGCGGTGGCGCACTGGTGGCCGGGCCAGGGGAGTCTGCCCTGGGTCTATGTGCTCATCAACCTCTCGGGGGCGTTCGCCATCGGGCTGGTCATGACCTGGTCCCTGGAGACCATGCGGCTGAGGGAACGAGGACGCCTGTTCGGGGGCGTGGGCTTCCTGGGGGGATACACCACCTTCTCCACCTGGATGCTGGGCACCCTGGAGCTGGCCCGGCACGGGCACTGGCCGGCAGCCGCGGCCTACCTGACCGGGTGCCTGCTGCTGGGCCCCGCCGCCACCGTCGCCGGCATCGCCCTGGGCCGGGCGGGCAGCGGTCGCGGGACACGGGCGGCCTCCACCCCCTTGCCGGAGGCGGAACCGGAGCCCGCCCCGCCCGCCCAGGGCAGTTGA
- the nuoN gene encoding NADH-quinone oxidoreductase subunit N, with product MSGWLIPEGVLLAGLAAVLLVAGGGWGRLASWLAGLALLASAAAALLLPGGEHPVLAGAFLPDRLSGVIDGLAVLAGLAALLLGPGAGAVPEAPALVLTAVLGAEVLGAAGSLLTVFVGLELLSFPLYVLVALGRSRTNLEAGVKYLLMGTVASGLFLFGMALIYRQIGSFTFLRLAGESAQPWVEVGLGLVFGGLLFKLAIVPFHMWAPDVYEGAPTPVTAFMALATKAGALAALIRVLSFGFYPGAALWSPLLAYLAALSILTGNLLALVQRDLKRLVGWSAVAAGGYLLVGLAAHSVLGDEAGLYFLAAYGLGAIGFLTVAGVAAGEPDRGPTRQALRGLAYRRPGMALAFGLAALSLAGIPFTGGFLGKVYLLQAAVAAGQPGLAVAVALGAAVGLLAYLRPLEQVFRRDAAAVVPHPAPGPALVLAVTAVLTLALGVWPGPVVHWLGQAARFYWLH from the coding sequence ATGAGCGGCTGGCTGATTCCGGAGGGGGTGCTGCTGGCCGGGTTGGCCGCCGTGCTGCTGGTGGCGGGCGGGGGATGGGGCCGCCTGGCCTCCTGGCTGGCCGGGCTCGCCCTGCTGGCGTCGGCCGCGGCCGCCCTGCTGCTGCCCGGCGGGGAGCATCCCGTGCTGGCGGGTGCCTTCCTGCCCGACCGCTTGAGCGGGGTGATCGACGGGCTGGCGGTGCTGGCCGGGCTGGCGGCGCTGCTGCTGGGACCGGGGGCGGGGGCGGTGCCGGAGGCGCCCGCCTTGGTCCTCACCGCCGTGCTGGGGGCGGAGGTACTGGGGGCAGCCGGCAGCCTGCTGACCGTGTTCGTGGGGCTGGAACTGCTCTCCTTCCCCCTGTATGTGCTGGTGGCCCTGGGGCGCAGCCGCACCAACCTGGAGGCGGGGGTCAAGTACCTGCTGATGGGGACGGTGGCCTCGGGCCTGTTCCTGTTCGGGATGGCCCTCATCTACCGCCAGATCGGCAGCTTCACCTTCCTGCGCCTGGCCGGGGAGAGCGCCCAGCCCTGGGTGGAGGTAGGGCTGGGGCTGGTGTTCGGCGGGCTGCTCTTCAAGCTGGCCATCGTTCCTTTTCACATGTGGGCGCCTGATGTCTACGAAGGGGCCCCCACGCCGGTGACCGCCTTCATGGCCCTGGCCACCAAGGCGGGGGCGCTGGCGGCCCTCATCCGCGTGCTCAGTTTCGGCTTCTACCCCGGGGCTGCCCTCTGGAGCCCGCTGCTGGCGTACCTGGCCGCCCTCTCCATCCTCACCGGCAACCTCCTGGCCCTGGTGCAGCGGGACCTGAAGCGCCTGGTGGGGTGGTCGGCGGTGGCGGCGGGGGGCTACCTGCTGGTGGGGCTGGCCGCCCACAGCGTGCTGGGGGACGAGGCCGGCCTCTACTTCCTGGCCGCCTACGGCCTGGGGGCCATCGGCTTTCTGACCGTGGCCGGGGTCGCGGCGGGCGAGCCCGACCGGGGCCCCACCCGTCAGGCGCTGCGCGGCCTGGCCTACCGGCGGCCGGGTATGGCCCTGGCCTTCGGGCTGGCTGCCCTCTCCCTGGCCGGCATCCCCTTTACGGGCGGGTTCCTGGGCAAGGTCTACCTGCTGCAGGCGGCAGTGGCGGCCGGACAGCCGGGGCTGGCGGTAGCGGTGGCGCTGGGGGCCGCGGTGGGCCTGCTGGCCTACCTGCGGCCCCTGGAGCAGGTCTTCCGGCGGGACGCCGCAGCGGTGGTGCCCCATCCCGCCCCCGGCCCCGCCCTGGTGCTGGCGGTCACGGCCGTGCTGACCCTGGCCCTGGGGGTATGGCCCGGGCCGGTGGTGCACTGGTTGGGGCAAGCCGCCCGATTTTACTGGTTACACTGA
- a CDS encoding NADH-quinone oxidoreductase subunit M, which translates to MGMASGIWVLLGIWLLGAVALAAVPPARARTWSLAVSGAALLVVLLLAAAPPVRGSLPWIPAWGAALSVSTGGATLPLLLLTGLLLPLVIIFSPSGAGRLYYFWILVAGFAAAGLFTTRDLLLFYGFFEAVLLPGYFLLAGWGGPGAPAAARRFLVMNLTGSFLMLVGVVELGLAQAAVLGHPAFGFRALEHTRLGGAAGAWTLAAFTLAFAVKAPLWPLHGWMPDAYREAPPPVTALFAGLLSKAGLYGFLVVVLPFLGRALAPVAPWFLAGASVSLVWGALTALRRTDAKLVATYASLSHMGMMALGLFSLTPAGMAGATLLMLAHGLAVGGVFLILGVLEQATGGERTLGRVGGLAVRAPAFGFWFLFFALAVLGLPGLAGFAGEYLVVQGLVERAWPAAAVAVAVMVLAAWYMLRLFQGLMQGPREQPPGVPAGLGAGRGRLWALAAGGAVLLLLGVWPAGVTARAGPALVRAVRYQLPGTVALARVPAAPAAEGGVRR; encoded by the coding sequence ATGGGGATGGCAAGCGGCATCTGGGTATTGCTGGGAATCTGGCTGCTGGGCGCCGTGGCCCTGGCGGCCGTGCCGCCGGCCCGGGCGCGGACCTGGAGCCTGGCGGTGAGCGGGGCTGCGCTGCTGGTGGTGCTGCTGCTGGCGGCTGCACCGCCGGTGCGGGGCAGCCTGCCCTGGATTCCAGCCTGGGGCGCGGCCCTCAGCGTGTCCACCGGGGGGGCAACCTTGCCCCTGCTGCTGCTGACCGGGCTGCTCCTGCCGCTGGTAATCATCTTCTCCCCGTCGGGCGCCGGCCGCCTGTACTATTTCTGGATCCTCGTCGCCGGGTTTGCCGCGGCCGGACTCTTCACCACCCGGGACCTCCTGCTTTTTTACGGCTTCTTTGAGGCCGTCCTGCTGCCGGGGTACTTCCTGCTGGCGGGCTGGGGCGGACCCGGGGCTCCGGCCGCCGCCCGCCGCTTCCTGGTGATGAACCTGACCGGCAGTTTTCTGATGCTGGTGGGGGTGGTGGAGCTGGGGCTGGCGCAGGCGGCGGTGCTGGGTCATCCCGCCTTCGGCTTCCGGGCCCTGGAGCACACCCGCCTGGGCGGGGCGGCCGGGGCCTGGACCCTGGCCGCCTTCACCCTGGCCTTCGCGGTCAAGGCGCCCCTGTGGCCGCTGCACGGCTGGATGCCGGACGCTTACCGGGAGGCGCCGCCGCCGGTGACCGCCCTGTTCGCGGGGCTGCTCTCCAAAGCCGGCCTGTACGGCTTCCTGGTGGTCGTGCTGCCCTTCCTGGGGCGGGCCCTGGCGCCGGTGGCGCCCTGGTTCCTGGCCGGGGCGTCGGTAAGCCTGGTGTGGGGGGCGCTCACCGCCCTGCGCCGGACCGATGCCAAGCTGGTGGCCACCTATGCCTCCCTCTCCCATATGGGCATGATGGCCCTGGGACTCTTCTCCCTTACCCCGGCCGGGATGGCGGGGGCCACCCTGCTCATGCTGGCCCATGGGCTGGCCGTGGGCGGGGTGTTCCTGATCCTGGGGGTGCTGGAGCAGGCGACGGGCGGGGAGCGTACGCTGGGCCGCGTGGGCGGGCTGGCGGTCCGGGCCCCGGCCTTCGGCTTCTGGTTCCTCTTTTTTGCCTTGGCCGTCCTGGGACTGCCCGGGCTGGCGGGTTTCGCCGGCGAGTACCTGGTGGTGCAGGGGCTGGTGGAGCGGGCCTGGCCGGCGGCGGCGGTGGCGGTGGCGGTGATGGTGCTGGCCGCCTGGTACATGCTGCGCTTGTTCCAGGGCCTGATGCAGGGGCCGCGGGAGCAGCCCCCTGGCGTGCCGGCCGGGCTGGGAGCCGGGCGGGGCCGGCTGTGGGCGCTGGCCGCCGGGGGGGCGGTGCTGCTGCTGCTGGGGGTGTGGCCGGCCGGGGTGACCGCCCGGGCCGGCCCGGCCCTGGTGCGGGCGGTGCGGTATCAGCTCCCGGGCACGGTGGCCCTGGCCCGGGTACCGGCGGCGCCTGCCGCGGAAGGAGGGGTCCGGCGATGA
- the crcB gene encoding Putative fluoride ion transporter CrcB (Evidence 3 : Putative function from multiple computational evidences) has protein sequence MASFWHFWGPVALGGALGSLARYHVGRLVGLAWGRLFPLGTWIINVSGSFAIGLTAALAARHVLAPAALQLTETGFIGAYTTFSTFSYETVRLVEQRLWRTAAANLLLSAGAGLAAAGGGLAAGGWR, from the coding sequence ATGGCGTCGTTTTGGCATTTCTGGGGGCCGGTCGCGTTGGGGGGCGCCCTCGGCAGCCTGGCCCGGTATCACGTCGGACGCCTGGTGGGGTTGGCTTGGGGCCGGCTGTTTCCGCTGGGTACGTGGATCATTAACGTCAGCGGCAGTTTCGCCATCGGCCTGACCGCCGCCCTGGCCGCGCGCCACGTGCTGGCACCCGCCGCCCTGCAGCTGACAGAGACAGGCTTCATCGGCGCCTACACCACCTTTTCCACCTTCAGCTATGAGACCGTCCGTCTGGTGGAGCAGCGCCTGTGGCGGACGGCGGCCGCCAACCTCCTGCTCAGCGCCGGGGCCGGGCTGGCAGCGGCCGGCGGCGGGCTGGCCGCCGGTGGGTGGCGGTGA